The Methanomassiliicoccales archaeon region GCGTTCCTTGAGCTTCTGGCGCATCCCCTCCAGGTGGTCCTTGGGGTGGTTCAGCGCCTCGATGACCGCCATCTGGCAGGGGGCGTTGGCGCTCAATCGGAGGCGCAACTGCTTCTGCACCGCCTCCTTGATCTCGTTCAATCGTCCGTTCTGATCGTGGAAGACCGAATATCCCAGACGCCATCCCGGAAGCAGGTCCACCTTGGAGAAACCGTTCACCAGGATGACCGGCACGTCCTTGGCCAATGTAGCGGGGGAATGGTGCTCCCCCTCGAAGGTCATCAGATCGTATATCTCGTCGGAGATGAGGAACAGATCGTATTCACCGGCGAGATCGGCTATCTGCTTCAGCATCTTCGGGGAGTACACCGCCCCGGTGGGATTGTTGGGATTGATCACCGCGATGAACTTGGTGCGGGGGGTGATCTTCCTCCTGAGATCGTCGATGTCCGGCTGCCAACCCTCCTCTTCGATGGTACGGTATGTGACCGCTTTACCGCCGAAGAACTTGGGGAACTCCAAATAGGATGAGTAGCTGGGACCGGGGACCAGGGCCTCGTCGCCAGCATCAATGGTGGCGGCGCATATCATCTGAATGCTCTCAGTGACGCCGTTGGTGATTATCACGTCGTCCAGACCAACGTGCAGATCGTTCTGGACCCTCTCCTTCTCGATGAGGGCCTTCCTCAGCTCGACGTTGCCCTCGGACTCCTCATACCCGTTGTCGCACTTCTCCACTGCTGCGCAGAGGGCGTCCCTTACATGCTTCGGCGTCTCGAAGTCAAACTTGTTGGGGTCCCCGATATGCAGCTTTATGATCTCGTGGCCTTGCTTCTCCAGCTCCCTGGCCGGCAGCAGCATGTCCCGGATCGCATAGCTGATACCCATCGTGCGCTTGGTGGCTTTCATGGTATCGAGCGGGATGATGAAATTACTGCTATTTGAGGATTCGACGTTCCATCATCGTTTCGGCCGGGACGCTCACCTATGACGTGGTCATCCGAAGGATGCAGGAGAGCTTTAATAGGGAATCCTGCACTTGCCGCAACATGGCCTTGGTCCGTCTCGGTAAGATGCATCTGCGTTGGTGCCAGGAATGCAACGTCCCAGTACTGGAAGAGGAGGTCTGCGGACGATGCGGCGGACGGACCGAAGCGGTCAACATGACCCCGCCCGGGGACGCC contains the following coding sequences:
- a CDS encoding aminotransferase class I/II-fold pyridoxal phosphate-dependent enzyme yields the protein MKATKRTMGISYAIRDMLLPARELEKQGHEIIKLHIGDPNKFDFETPKHVRDALCAAVEKCDNGYEESEGNVELRKALIEKERVQNDLHVGLDDVIITNGVTESIQMICAATIDAGDEALVPGPSYSSYLEFPKFFGGKAVTYRTIEEEGWQPDIDDLRRKITPRTKFIAVINPNNPTGAVYSPKMLKQIADLAGEYDLFLISDEIYDLMTFEGEHHSPATLAKDVPVILVNGFSKVDLLPGWRLGYSVFHDQNGRLNEIKEAVQKQLRLRLSANAPCQMAVIEALNHPKDHLEGMRQKLKERGEFAYKRINEIPGLSCTMPQAAFYMFPKIESDHWKTDKEFVLDVLHNCHVLVVPGSGFCPEYGKDHFRMVFLPNIDILGKAFDSIESFMRKNA